The Bacteroidota bacterium genomic interval AATGTCTTTCGAATAACTCAATCGGTTTTAGAAGCAGGTCATCGAAATCCATAGCATTATTTTGCTTCAGCCGTTTTTGATACTCCTTAAAAATCAGGGCTGTCTTTTCCTCAAAAATATCTTTGGCTAATATTTCGAATTGATCGGGAGATACGAGTTTATTTTTAGCAGAACTTATTCGTGCTCGGATAGCATTAGGTTTAAAGGCTTGCGCGGAAATCTCAAGGTCGTGCTGAATATTTTTTATCAATCCTAAACTATCGTCTGTATCATAGATAGAAAAATTTTTTCCATAACCGATATGCTCGCTTTCGTATCGAAGTAAGCGTGCAAACATTGAATGGAAAGTACCAATCCAAGCACTTCCACTTTTATCGCCGACAAGTGAAACGATTCGTTTTTTCATTTCATCTGCAGCTTTATTTGTAAACGTAAGAACTAAAAGTTGATACGGCGGAACACCGATGCTTAACAGGTAAGCTACCCGGTATGTAAGAACTCTCGTTTTGCCGCTTCCGGCTCCCGCAACTATCATAACAGGCCCTTCGACCTGTTTTGCGGCATTTTGTTGCACGGAATTTAATTGATTAATAAATGACATGAAATAAGTGATAAATAAAATTTTGATCCCACAAACCGCTGCTCAAGTAAGTTGAGTGAAAACTTGTCCGCTAAAGTATTATTGCACCTTCGAGACGAAGCAAAAATTCTTTTGTTTTAACTCCGGCTGCATACCCAATCAGTGAGCCATCGGAACCGATAACCCTATGACAAGGCACCACAATAGGAACCGGGTTGGCGCCGTTAGCGCGACCGACTGCCTGGAAACCTTTCGGGACGCCTACTTTTTTTGCAAGTTGCCGGTACGATATTGTTGTACCATAAGGTATCTTACTCAATTCTTTCCATACACGAGATTGAAATGGGGTCCCTAATAAATCAAGTGGAAATGTGAATTGTACTAATTTCCCGTTTAAATACCTGTTTATCTGCTCGATATACTCTTTGTTTCTCGATTTGTTTTCTAACACTGCATCAATTTCGAAATGTGTATTCAACCAATTAAAAAAATCTTTTTTCGTTTCCTTTGGGATACTAACGCGGCACAAACCTTCGTCGGTTGAAGCTATATAGATATGACCAATGCGAGAATCGAAGGAAGTACAATAGACTTTACCATTTTCTTTCGGAGTTTCTTTCACTGATCTCATAAATGTTTTTTCCGTACTCGGATTCACAACAGTAAACTTCATCTATTTTTTTTGCTAACGATTAAGGAAATAAATTCGAATTGCAACTTTAAATTTTATACAATTTAAACTTCCAATAAATTGCCGTTAATTATAATCATAAATGAAAATAGATGCAAGAGTTTTTTCACTTTTTTAGAAATAAATTTTTCCAAAAAATATTTTATTGATGTTTTTTATAAATTTATGAAACGTTGTGAAACTCACTTAAATATTTCCTTAAAGTGTCTTTGCTAATTGATTAAAAAAATGCACGAACTTCACCCCGCATCTGATGATTAGTTTTCAAATTAGCTTCTTTTCTGCCATCGTAATAGATGGAAGTTTGTATAAAACTTGTAACTCTGTACTCAACAGCCAATCTCCAAAGCCAGGTTTTTCCCAGAACACGTCCTGCCGTCAACTCAAAAGGAATGTTTTGAGTTGCCCCGATAATTTGAACTTCCTCTCTGTTAAATTCAAAACGAGCCAATCCCCGGTCTTTAATTGAATAAATAATGCGCATACCTTGTGTGTTAATATCAGCGGTTGTGATATGTGTTGTAGATTTATTCTCTGCTTTTCCTAAACCAATTTTAAATCCAAATTCAAATCTTGGTTCAGGACGATACATCCAATCGGATATAACAAAATTACTTCCGATATTTCGTACACGATAATTTTCCTGACTTGCGATAACTTGATTGATTTTGTTTTCATAGTCAATCTGATTGGATATTTCTTTTACTAATTGCCAGCGCAAACGTACCGAACGATCGCGATTAAAACTTCTCTCAGTAGCTGCGGCGTATTGAATTAATCCCTTCCTTTCCTGATATCTCAAACGTATCGAGAAAGCCGGGTCATTTTCCAATATATTAATGTCTTGTGTAATTCCCCTGTTCCCGCTAATGGTAAACGAATCGCTTAAAAACGAATTTAAATTTAATAAATAAATTTTCCGTTGATCCGGTATAGTAGATTTTTCTTCTATCCTGAGAAAAGTTTCCAACGAAATCATATTTGATACTCTTCCTGCCAGAGTTTCGTTAGATATAAATTTTGCAGGTACAAGTTTCAACCTCCAGTTTGCCTTTAGATCGACTACCGGTGTTAATTTATCGGAAGGGATAGTCAGCGAAATATAATCGCCGTCGAAACGTGTAGGTCTGAATTCATCTTCCGTAGCAATTCCGTTACTATCGATATCTCCGATATACATATATGATCCGCTCCCTTTATCGACCCGCTGAAATACGCGTTCCAATTTTGCAGATTTCTGTGTCGAAACATCATACAATAAATCTGTTTCAATGCCGCGGTTCAGTGCCGCATACCTCGTGAACCACCGCAGCAAAATTGTTTCGGTATTCCCGCCTGCCTGACTTTTAAACTCCTCGGTATAAATCCGCTTCCGGTAAGTAACATCTACATTTGCAGATAAATTTGAAATCGGGCGCAGCGCTGCTGAATAAATTTGTGTCAAGGTATTCGATTCCTTCCGGATTTGCTTTCTCGAAAATAAATTATCAACCCGCCATTTATATTCAACACTGAATAAACTATTAAGAATATTTCTCAACAAAATCTTGGGCGAATATTCCTGAAAACTAAAGCTCCCGACTTTCAACGTGTCTGTTTGCATCGAAAACGCTTTTCGAATCTCATTTTCGTATTTAAAATTTGTTGTAAAATTTGATTTAGAAAATTCTACACCCCCGATTTGTCGTAACCAGTTGCTTCTTGAATCAATATATTTATCCTCGCTATTGATTGATTCAATTTTATATTGAAACTGAGGCATCGAAACTTTGCTCAAGCTAATATTCCCTTCTAACCTATCCGAAGTAAATAAATCGCCGCGCCGCATCCGTCCATAACCAGTGCCGATTGCAAACTCATTAATTGGATTGTAAATCAATGAACCCTCAGTAATTTCTTCATTTGTTTTTGCAGATTGAATAAGATTCCACTTCCTGTCGAATTCAACATCACTCATCCGATCTATTGATTGGAATTGACTGGTAACAATCCGTTCGAGTATTTTAAAATCAAACCTTCCGAAATTTAAACCACCAAATTTTAGCTCCTTCGGATTGTATTGCAGCGAAAACTTGTAAGCTCCGCCGCGATTATCAACATCATTTATTTTCGAAAACCTGTTCGCATCGAAACTGCTAAGAGCGGCTTCACCTGTAAGTTTCAGTTCATCTGTAACTGCCGATTTTATATCAACATCAAAAATAGTTTGGATTTGGGGTAACGGAAGAAACCGAATTGGCATATAACTTCCCAAACCTTCACCAACAAAATTGAAATTACCGATACTGATTTTTGCATATTCCCCACGACCTTCGCCAACGTATGAAAAATTTACACTATAATGAGCCGCCGAATCGCCCGGTGAATAACGAAAAATATGTTTGGGATGTGCTTGTATAATTGTATCAACACGAATGTATTGCCCTTTTCCTGAACCGATAAAGTTTGCCCCATCTTGAACTGCAGCAAAGCGATCGTCGCCAGCATTTCTGAGTATTGCTTTATCATTTTCGCTCAAAGATAAATCGATAGGATTATCGTAATCGTCCCCTTCACGTATAAAGGTAGTTGCGAGCGAAATTTTATTCCGCAAAAAATTAGAGGAATTTTTACCAGAAATAAAGTTTCTTGTATATTGCCTGTCGGTATATTCGAAATCAACTACAATCCTTGAATTTCCGTGTACTAATTTTTTGGATGAGAAAGTTAGTTCGGCAAGGGCATAATCGATAATATAGTCGTTGTTGTCGCCGCGTTTCATCAACTCGCCATCAACATAAACCCGTTCACTACCAGCGATTATGATAATTGCACGCTCCCGATTTTTTCCGAGAAGCCGATAAGGACCTTGAACTCCTTCGATTCCTATAAACTGATTCGTATTGAACTTCCCTTTTGTAACAGCACCGGACATTACTATGTTTCCGTTTGAGAATCCTGCATCATATTTTGCAGTTCCCATACCTCCTTGCAGTTTGCGATTGATCCGGCTGAATTCGTTTCCATCATAGCTGATGTTAAAATCGCCTAAAGTCGTACTCAAATTTTTTGTTTTTAACTCTATAAAAATTTTATCAATTTCTTGTAGCGTTTGGGTATTCCCTTCGGGTTGAATCGGAGTGTTCTCGTCTGTCAAAGCAGCCACAACATCGACTCCCTCCGAAAGTTTTCCCGACATCTGCATTCGGAAACCGGAGTTGAGCGACATATCGCGATTACTGCCAACGGTAAAGCCGCGTGTGAGACTTCCGTTTGCTTGCAGCTCTTTGCTAAAAATATTTTCTATCGAAAATGCAGAAGCTGATTCAATTGACTGGACTAACTTCCCCCTCAAACTGTCGTTACGAGTAATAAGTGCGCGTCTATAATATTTTTCTTTAAAAGTTAAAGGATATATTTTATAAGATACAAACAATTTATCATCGGCGTTCTTATTTATTTTTTCAAACGTCTCAGCAAGAAGTTTCAATTTGTTATTTTGGAAATCCCAGATGTAATCTTTCCCTAACAGAAGTTGTGTTGATTCAACATAAACATCCATTGTTTCTTTGATGATATACCGATCTTCAAGTTGATAAGATGAATCTGGATGAGCGAGAGGAAAAGTAAATGACTTTTGCATCTCTGACGTTTTTAATTGCGAGAGGGTTGTACAAGCTATCAGAAATTGTAAGCCAATTATAATAAATATGTTTTTGATCTGAAAATTTTTCATAACCATTAGCAATATACAACACCTGTATGAAATTGTAAAATGGCTTTGAAGTTTATGATGATTTTCTTATATTGTAGCGGAAATTAGCCGAAGTGGTGAAATTGGTAGACGCGCTGGACTCAAAATCCAGTAGGGCTTACACCCTGTGCCGGTTCGAGTCCGGCCTTCGGCACAAAATGTATTTATAATTTGCGATTTTAGATTTGGGATTTTAAATTTAGATTTCACCCGCCCGACAAAGCTGTTCTGGAGGGGGCAAGAATTTTAGATTGGACGAAATCCACAAACCATGTTAATATATCAAACACTCCAATATTCTATCAAATCCAACACTCCATTAATCCATCACTCCATTTATCCAATATTCCACTTATCGCTCTTCTCTGAATCCAACTTTGTCAAATGGATTTACAACGCTTGAGGCAACGTTCAAAAGATGAGCTGCAACTCGCTTGATATAGCGGCAGTAAAGTGCTGTGGTTACAGAGTCCTCAACGGGAATTGTTTCATCATAGTGTTGAATGAGATCGATGACGATTTTATCGCACGCTTTTGTAATCCATTCATTCGAACTCATAATTACATGCCCCATCTCCCTATCCGACGAACGCAAACAAGGTAAAATTTTCTTGAACATTTCTGCAACTGCATCTTCAATTTTTTTAACCTGCTCTTCATGTTTTCCACAAAATAAACGGCCGGGATGAGCCTTAGCAATGTCAGTAATATTTTTTGTGTAATCACCAATTCTCTCGACATCTATAACAATACTGGTTAATACTAATCCCGGTATTATGTTCGCTCCACCGGTTACAGCAAGATGTTTAAAAACTTTACGACGAACCTCCTGCAGGTATGTGTTCACCGTTTTATCCATCGAGTAAACATCTCCGCTAATTTTTGCATTATCGGTATTTCGCAAAGAGTAAACCGATTTTTCAAACATTTCACGTGTAGTTTCGAGCATCACATACGATTCTTCCCAAGCTTGTTTGAGGAAGTTATCGCGACGCCATAATTCATAAAGTTCTTTAAATTTTAACATAATTTATTACTCCAAAAAATAGATCAATAATAAAGGAATTAGGAAAAAAACTGAAATAATATAACCAATTGGAATCAATTTCGAACGAAGAGAATATTTAGCTAATTTTTCTGCAAAAAATATCGGAATCATTTTAAGGGGCCAGAAAATAACCATTCCGAACACATTGAAAAGGAAATGAGCAAATGCAACAGTTACTGCAGTAATTTGTCCGGTTACCATAGCTGCAAGCATTGCGGTAACGGTTGTACCAATGTTAGCTCCTAACGTATAAGGATAAATCTGTTGAATTGAAAGGATGCCTGCACCCGCGAGCGGTACGACGAGCGATGTAGTTATAGAACTGCTCTGGACAAGAACAGTAAAAACTATACCAATGAGAAAAGCTCGAGCGCCTGTTTTAAATAAAATCTCATCGAAAAACGCTTCAACTTTGCTAATCACTAATGCTTTTAGGTTTATAACGATATACCTTAGTGTAAGGAAGAGAAGAGCTAACGCAATTATTATAAGAATAACTCCTGATTTACCTACAACATTTACTATGAACTCAACTGAAGGTTTGATGATGACTTGAAGTGGATTAAATAATTCCATACCCCCCACATTGCCAAATAATGATGCAAGGTATGATGAACTTATTCCAATAAAATCAGTTGCTAATTGGATGGGAAAAATAACTATAACTGCAAAGAGATTAAACCAATCGTGTACAGTTGAAACAGCAAAAGCCCGGCGCATTTCTTCGGGCCGATAAATATGTGCGGTAGCTACCAGAGTGTTTGTGATAGTTGTTCCGATGTTCGCACCCATTATAATGGGAATGGCACCTTCAATTGTCAGTCCGCCGGCGGCCACAATTCCTACGGTAAGCGATGTCGTGGTAGAAGAACTCTGTACGATACTTGTAGCCAGTATTCCAATGAATAAGCCTATCATCGGACTTGCAGTGGTTTGTAAAAGTGTTTCAGCAAATCCCTTCCCCAAAAACTTAAAAGCTGAACCCATCAATGTGATGCTGATAAAAAATAAATATAAGAGGACTATCAGGTAGAATAAACGCAGCACCATTTGTAAACGGGTTTCAGACACGATGAAACAATTCCTTTTTAGTTTTAGAAAAAAAATTGTATTTAAATATAACGAAAAATGTTAAAATTATCCAATATTCCATCAATCCCACACACCATTCCCTTACTTCACCACTGGCTTTTGTTTATGCCAATCCGTAGCCATTTGATATGCCGCGGCGAGTTCCAATATTGTTTTCTCATCAAAATGCTTCCCGATAATTTTCAAACCGATTGGTAATTTCTTTTTATCAAAGCCACAAGGGATAGAAATTGCCGGAATACCTATTAAGTTTTCAGCGGCCTCTATTACATTACCACCTTTAAACACGTCGCTCATCTTCGCATCAATCGTAGGTGCGG includes:
- a CDS encoding methylated-DNA--[protein]-cysteine S-methyltransferase; this encodes MRSVKETPKENGKVYCTSFDSRIGHIYIASTDEGLCRVSIPKETKKDFFNWLNTHFEIDAVLENKSRNKEYIEQINRYLNGKLVQFTFPLDLLGTPFQSRVWKELSKIPYGTTISYRQLAKKVGVPKGFQAVGRANGANPVPIVVPCHRVIGSDGSLIGYAAGVKTKEFLLRLEGAIIL
- a CDS encoding PhoU domain-containing protein codes for the protein MLKFKELYELWRRDNFLKQAWEESYVMLETTREMFEKSVYSLRNTDNAKISGDVYSMDKTVNTYLQEVRRKVFKHLAVTGGANIIPGLVLTSIVIDVERIGDYTKNITDIAKAHPGRLFCGKHEEQVKKIEDAVAEMFKKILPCLRSSDREMGHVIMSSNEWITKACDKIVIDLIQHYDETIPVEDSVTTALYCRYIKRVAAHLLNVASSVVNPFDKVGFREER
- a CDS encoding Na/Pi symporter, yielding MVLRLFYLIVLLYLFFISITLMGSAFKFLGKGFAETLLQTTASPMIGLFIGILATSIVQSSSTTTSLTVGIVAAGGLTIEGAIPIIMGANIGTTITNTLVATAHIYRPEEMRRAFAVSTVHDWFNLFAVIVIFPIQLATDFIGISSSYLASLFGNVGGMELFNPLQVIIKPSVEFIVNVVGKSGVILIIIALALLFLTLRYIVINLKALVISKVEAFFDEILFKTGARAFLIGIVFTVLVQSSSITTSLVVPLAGAGILSIQQIYPYTLGANIGTTVTAMLAAMVTGQITAVTVAFAHFLFNVFGMVIFWPLKMIPIFFAEKLAKYSLRSKLIPIGYIISVFFLIPLLLIYFLE